One window of Catonella massiliensis genomic DNA carries:
- a CDS encoding Nmad3 family putative nucleotide modification protein, with protein MKVILSRKGFDSTNGGILSPIIDNRIMLSLPIPSKDKKKDNIKYEELTCAEVGLDKILLDLGYDLNKQPDCCHLDPDLVASRRKNPVKNWCPAFGQINQAAGYLRNCCVKEGDLFLFFGNFRHVVRNKAGAYQYVRKGKNNKDVYFGMPIQAIWGYMQVGKVVHKAEEIRKFYWHPHSCVERNRESNNTIYLATEKLTFAPEMPGCGTFDYDPKRVLTMEGKTKATWKYENAYNHDNLVKTKRKNSAKNGGGIYYAGIWQEIVLDDNSITESWAKKIVLICKK; from the coding sequence ATGAAAGTAATACTTAGCAGAAAAGGTTTTGATAGTACAAATGGTGGAATACTAAGTCCGATTATAGACAATCGTATTATGCTTTCGTTACCTATACCGAGTAAAGACAAGAAGAAAGATAATATAAAGTATGAAGAATTGACTTGTGCTGAAGTAGGACTTGATAAGATATTACTTGATTTGGGATATGATTTAAACAAGCAACCGGATTGTTGTCATTTAGATCCTGATTTAGTTGCAAGCAGGAGAAAAAATCCGGTTAAGAATTGGTGTCCGGCATTTGGACAAATAAATCAAGCAGCAGGATACTTAAGAAATTGTTGCGTGAAAGAGGGAGATTTATTTCTTTTTTTTGGTAATTTCAGGCATGTAGTTAGAAATAAGGCTGGAGCCTATCAGTATGTTAGAAAAGGCAAGAATAATAAGGATGTTTATTTTGGTATGCCTATTCAGGCGATATGGGGTTATATGCAAGTGGGGAAAGTGGTTCATAAAGCAGAAGAAATAAGGAAATTTTATTGGCATCCGCATTCATGTGTCGAGAGAAATAGGGAATCAAATAATACAATTTACCTCGCAACAGAAAAGTTGACGTTTGCACCAGAAATGCCAGGGTGTGGTACCTTTGATTATGACCCAAAACGTGTTCTTACAATGGAGGGAAAAACTAAAGCTACTTGGAAATACGAAAATGCATATAATCACGATAATTTAGTAAAAACAAAGAGGAAGAATTCGGCAAAAAATGGTGGAGGCATTTATTATGCCGGAATTTGGCAAGAGATAGTTCTTGATGATAACTCAATAACCGAGAGCTGGGCAAAAAAAATTGTTTTGATATGTAAAAAATAA
- a CDS encoding helix-turn-helix transcriptional regulator: MYATGNKKMLNMLILEILKEYSDQEHRLTQQEIIRLLKSNYDMVCDRRSVKNNVVCLRELGYEISMEDGYYLLEREFDDVELRMLIDSVLFAKFLTQKQAKTLIEKLKSIGNKYFSAKVNHIINLPELRHGYNKQLMYVLDTINEAISQHKKISFVYNQYGSDFKLHPKREEKYIVNPYQMVANNGFYYLIGNYDKYDDISHYRLDKMTCVEMLTEKVKQQNQVMGLEQGLNLPKHMAEHIYMFSGGSVTINMLVDETIIGELVDWFGNDFYVIKKRQNNQVLVRLRCNEQAFFYWTLQYGPYVEVLEPVSLRRKIAEAVSEMNEKYNRNGE; encoded by the coding sequence ATGTACGCTACAGGAAATAAAAAAATGCTTAATATGTTGATTTTGGAAATCTTGAAAGAGTATTCGGATCAAGAGCATAGATTGACCCAGCAGGAGATTATAAGATTGCTGAAATCTAATTATGATATGGTTTGTGATCGTAGATCTGTAAAGAATAATGTAGTGTGTTTGAGAGAATTGGGCTATGAAATTTCCATGGAAGACGGATATTATCTTTTAGAGAGAGAGTTTGACGATGTAGAATTGCGTATGCTTATAGATAGTGTCTTATTTGCAAAATTTTTGACGCAAAAGCAGGCGAAGACATTGATTGAAAAACTTAAAAGCATCGGTAACAAATATTTTTCTGCAAAAGTAAATCATATTATTAATTTGCCAGAACTGCGCCATGGGTATAATAAGCAGCTTATGTATGTTCTAGATACAATAAATGAGGCTATTTCGCAGCATAAGAAAATCAGTTTTGTTTACAACCAATATGGTTCTGATTTTAAACTGCATCCTAAACGAGAGGAAAAATATATAGTTAATCCATATCAAATGGTAGCTAATAATGGATTTTACTACTTAATTGGAAATTATGATAAGTACGATGATATTTCCCATTACCGGCTAGATAAAATGACCTGCGTAGAAATGCTGACAGAAAAAGTAAAACAGCAGAATCAAGTGATGGGTCTGGAACAGGGGTTGAATCTTCCGAAACACATGGCAGAGCATATTTATATGTTTAGTGGAGGCAGTGTTACAATTAATATGCTTGTTGATGAAACGATTATAGGTGAACTTGTAGACTGGTTTGGAAATGATTTTTATGTTATTAAGAAAAGGCAAAACAACCAGGTCTTGGTTAGATTGAGGTGCAATGAGCAGGCTTTCTTTTATTGGACATTACAATACGGACCATATGTTGAAGTTCTAGAACCTGTTTCTTTGCGTCGTAAAATTGCAGAAGCAGTAAGTGAAATGAATGAAAAATATAATAGAAATGGGGAATGA
- a CDS encoding TIGR02452 family protein: MRRLDLIAMAKETIQFTEDFIKETGCNECEDVEVYSPEHLQDIENSVDEFFEHSFCVTEGASFFVVNADSFEAASGLERTLVMNFANAHRPGGGYLNGARAQEESLCRCSTLYKSISSDKAREMYDYNNIHRKPCDSDYMLLSPSVYVYRSFTGELLDYPFWTSVITVPAPNKCGSASRISQEVLDNVMVKRLRKMLFLAARKGYRNLVLGAWGCGAFGNDTRRVATYFYQLFFGDDGLSQFFENVVFAILEDENKIEDFKEVFKDKILV, encoded by the coding sequence ATGAGAAGATTGGATTTAATTGCAATGGCAAAAGAAACAATTCAGTTTACAGAAGATTTTATTAAAGAGACTGGTTGTAATGAATGTGAAGATGTTGAAGTGTATTCACCTGAACATTTGCAGGATATTGAGAATAGTGTAGATGAGTTCTTTGAACACTCTTTCTGTGTAACAGAAGGTGCATCTTTTTTTGTTGTAAATGCAGATTCTTTTGAAGCAGCAAGTGGATTGGAAAGAACGCTTGTGATGAATTTTGCAAATGCCCATAGACCTGGAGGTGGATATTTGAATGGTGCAAGAGCCCAAGAGGAATCATTATGTAGATGCAGTACGCTATATAAGTCAATCTCAAGTGATAAAGCGCGCGAAATGTATGATTATAACAACATTCACAGGAAACCGTGCGATTCAGATTATATGTTGTTAAGTCCAAGTGTGTATGTATACAGAAGTTTTACTGGGGAGTTATTGGATTATCCGTTTTGGACTTCTGTAATTACTGTACCTGCACCGAATAAATGTGGATCGGCTTCAAGGATATCTCAAGAAGTTTTGGATAATGTAATGGTCAAAAGATTAAGAAAGATGTTGTTTCTGGCTGCCAGAAAGGGATATAGAAATCTTGTTTTGGGAGCATGGGGATGTGGAGCGTTTGGCAATGATACGAGAAGAGTAGCTACTTATTTTTATCAGTTGTTTTTCGGAGATGATGGATTGAGTCAATTCTTTGAAAATGTTGTGTTTGCCATCTTAGAGGATGAAAATAAAATTGAGGATTTCAAGGAGGTGTTTAAGGACAAAATCCTTGTCTGA
- the ltrA gene encoding group II intron reverse transcriptase/maturase, which yields MWQIGGEKETCGTEGGLASGGNRVRSHSNNEWQEVSKSHSTITVVDRVFQQAIAQVLTPIYEKQFSEDSYGFRPNRRAHDALKRCQTNVNDGYVYVVDMDLEKFFDTVCQSKLIEVLSRTIRDGRVISLIHKYLNAGVISRGVFERTEVGVPQGGPLSLLLSNIMLNELDKELVRRGHRYVRYADDCMIFCRSRKSAERTLRNITPYIEGKLFLKVNKEKTCVEHISKVKYLGYSFYRYKGECRLRIHPKSVAKMKDRIRELTKRSNGWSNSYRAMKLTLYIRGFVNYFGLADIKSILLRTDEWLRHKIRTIYWKQWKKVKTKFKELKKLGVDEEKAWICANMRNGNWYCGGYFVLQTAFNNKKLRELGYPTFTEYYMKICEN from the coding sequence ATGTGGCAGATAGGTGGGGAGAAAGAAACGTGTGGTACCGAGGGAGGTCTTGCCAGTGGTGGAAACAGAGTAAGAAGCCATAGTAACAACGAATGGCAAGAAGTCAGCAAAAGTCATAGTACCATTACGGTTGTTGACAGAGTTTTTCAGCAGGCAATAGCACAGGTGCTAACTCCTATTTACGAGAAACAGTTTTCAGAAGACAGCTACGGATTTCGTCCAAACAGAAGGGCACACGATGCACTAAAGAGGTGTCAGACAAACGTAAATGATGGATATGTATATGTGGTAGATATGGATTTAGAGAAGTTCTTTGACACAGTATGCCAAAGTAAGCTTATTGAAGTACTATCACGAACCATCAGAGACGGAAGGGTTATATCTCTTATTCACAAGTATCTCAATGCAGGAGTGATAAGCAGAGGAGTATTTGAAAGAACCGAGGTAGGAGTACCGCAAGGTGGTCCACTTAGCCTGTTGCTTAGCAACATAATGCTAAATGAGCTAGATAAGGAATTGGTGCGAAGAGGACACAGATACGTCAGATATGCAGATGACTGTATGATATTTTGTAGAAGCAGAAAGAGTGCAGAGAGAACCTTACGCAATATCACGCCATATATAGAAGGTAAACTGTTTCTTAAAGTAAACAAGGAGAAAACCTGCGTGGAGCATATAAGCAAGGTCAAATACCTAGGGTACAGCTTTTATAGGTACAAGGGGGAATGCAGACTGAGGATACACCCAAAGTCAGTAGCTAAGATGAAAGACAGAATAAGGGAACTGACAAAAAGAAGTAACGGATGGAGTAATTCATACAGGGCAATGAAACTTACGCTTTATATACGTGGATTTGTCAATTACTTTGGGCTTGCAGATATAAAGAGTATCCTTCTTAGAACTGACGAATGGCTGAGACATAAAATAAGGACAATCTACTGGAAACAATGGAAGAAAGTAAAGACTAAATTCAAAGAACTAAAGAAGTTAGGTGTAGATGAAGAGAAAGCGTGGATATGCGCAAATATGCGAAATGGAAACTGGTATTGTGGTGGATACTTCGTATTACAGACTGCATTTAACAATAAGAAACTCCGTGAACTCGGCTATCCGACATTCACAGAGTACTACATGAAAATATGTGAAAACTAA